GAGGCCGGCGCCCGTGACGCCCGCCGCGCCCTTCGACGCGATGATCATGAAGACGAGGAGCGACACCTGCTCGCCGAGGGCCAGGGGGCTGCCGAGCGCGCTGGCGATGAACAGCGACGCCATAGTGAGGTAGATGGCCGTGCCGTCGAGGTTGAACGAGTAGCCCGTGGGGACCGTGATGCCGACGACGGGCTTCGAGACGCCGACGTGCTCCATCTTCGCGATGAGGCGGGGCAGCGCGACCTCGGACGAGGAGGTCGAGACGATGAGGAGGTACTCGCGGCCGAGGTAGCGCATCAGCTTGAAGATGCTGACGCGGGTGACGAACCAGAGGAGCGAGCCGAGGATCACGACGATGAAGAGCGCGCACGTGATGTAGAAGCCGATCATGAGGGTCGCGAGGCTGATGACCGCCTGGAACCCGGTGGCGCCGACGACCGCGGCGATGGCGCCGAACGCGCCGACCGGGGCCACCCACATCACCATGCTGAGGATGCGGAACACGAGGATCTGGATGTTGCGGATCCCCTCCAGCACGGGCTCGCCGCGCTTCCCGAGCTGCTGCAGGGCGAACCCGACGAGGAGCGCCACGAAGAGCGTCTGCAGGATGCTGCCGGACGTGAGCGACGACAGCAGCGAGGTGGGGATGATCGAGAGGAGGAAGTCCGTCTCGCCCGCCGCCTCCGTCGAGCCCTCCGGCGCGCGCAGGCCGCTGAGGTCGAGGCCCTCGCCCGGGTGGATGAGGTTGCCGACCACGAGGCCGATCGCCAGCGCGAACGTCGACATCACGATGAAGTAGAGGAGCGCGAGCCCGCCGACCCGGCCGACCGTGGCGGCCTTCGCGACCGAGCCGACGCCGAGCACGATGGTGCAGAAGATGATGGGCGCGATCATCATCTTGATCAGGGCGACGAACGCGTCGCCGACGGGCTTCAGGGCGACGCCCGTCTCGGGGGCGACGAGCCCGACCGTGATGCCGAGCAGCACCGCGATGATGACGGCGATGTAGAGGTAGTGCTGGCGGTCTAGGCGACGGAGCGCGGCGATGGGGTTGGTCATGGGACGTCCTTGTCTCGTGAGCGGCGCCCGCGCACAGGTGCGCGAGGCGGTCCTCGACAGGATGGCCCACGGGCGGGGGCGCTCCCGCGTTGTGTTCATAATGTTCCTGCCGGGTGCCGGCCGCGGACGCGAGGGGGCAGCATGGCCGGACGCGCGTTCGCCGACCGGCTCCGCCACCCGCTCTCGGGCCTCCGGGTGGGCCTCCCCCGGGGGATCGCCGCGCGCCTCCTCGTGGTGCAGCTCGCGGTCCTGCTCCTCGTCGCGGTCGTGGCCACCGCGGCGCTGTGGGCGGACTCCCGGCAGCGCGCCGAGCAGGCCGCGGCGGATCGGAGCCTGGCGGTCGCGACGACCGTGGCCGACTCGCCGCGGGTGGCGGAGGGGCTGGCGTCGGCGGATCCCAC
This genomic interval from Clavibacter michiganensis contains the following:
- a CDS encoding C4-dicarboxylate transporter DctA, yielding MTNPIAALRRLDRQHYLYIAVIIAVLLGITVGLVAPETGVALKPVGDAFVALIKMMIAPIIFCTIVLGVGSVAKAATVGRVGGLALLYFIVMSTFALAIGLVVGNLIHPGEGLDLSGLRAPEGSTEAAGETDFLLSIIPTSLLSSLTSGSILQTLFVALLVGFALQQLGKRGEPVLEGIRNIQILVFRILSMVMWVAPVGAFGAIAAVVGATGFQAVISLATLMIGFYITCALFIVVILGSLLWFVTRVSIFKLMRYLGREYLLIVSTSSSEVALPRLIAKMEHVGVSKPVVGITVPTGYSFNLDGTAIYLTMASLFIASALGSPLALGEQVSLLVFMIIASKGAAGVTGAGLATLAGGLQSHRPDLVDGVGLIVGIDRFMSEARALTNFTGNAVATLLIGTWTRGIDADRVALVLGGGDPFDEKSMGTDHETELEAPAEALEADVTRAGELGDEPRGTAR